A single genomic interval of Syntrophorhabdus sp. harbors:
- a CDS encoding M20/M25/M40 family metallo-hydrolase → MKTFDEALSLIRGFLRIDTTNPPGREEAAAHFLEDILRREGLDSEIHSAAPTRANIISRIKGRRTGGPIILLGHTDVVPAREEEWTVHPFGGEVKDGYLYGRGAIDMKAQVICQLLAFMDLAHSGVVPERDIIFLATCDEEVGGANGMEFMLDRIPELKDASFVLSEGGCLIEEDDGRVHAQVSVTEKKLSQFIVKAKGTGGHGSMPHGDNANEKVIEASHRILSHRWPLRATPITAAYLKGILGERKMGRAKFPGLTRALKIPKWRSLFEGNEIYNAILRNTVTLTILRGGEKVNVIPAESSATFDARLLPAETHERFFRKVRQLAGKNVVIERIGEKISEPGPSRYSTVYFQGIKGCVTALKGHIPVLPFITTGATDLRYFRDIGVPAYGFFPVTLTKAEHMRMHARDERISLENIREGLEGCRSIVDFLASGSVA, encoded by the coding sequence ATGAAGACTTTCGATGAAGCGCTATCACTCATCAGGGGATTCCTGCGCATAGACACGACAAACCCGCCCGGAAGAGAGGAAGCGGCAGCGCACTTTCTCGAGGACATCCTGAGGCGGGAAGGGCTGGATTCCGAAATACATTCGGCCGCCCCGACACGGGCGAACATCATTTCCCGGATAAAGGGCAGGAGGACGGGAGGACCCATCATTCTCCTCGGCCACACCGATGTCGTGCCCGCCAGGGAGGAGGAATGGACGGTCCACCCCTTCGGCGGCGAGGTCAAGGACGGCTATCTCTACGGCAGGGGAGCGATCGACATGAAGGCGCAGGTCATATGTCAACTCCTCGCTTTTATGGATCTGGCGCACAGCGGGGTCGTTCCCGAGAGGGACATTATCTTCCTTGCCACCTGCGACGAGGAAGTGGGCGGCGCAAACGGCATGGAATTCATGCTCGACAGGATACCGGAGCTCAAGGACGCGTCCTTTGTCCTCAGCGAAGGCGGCTGCCTCATAGAGGAGGACGACGGTCGTGTTCACGCCCAGGTGTCGGTAACGGAGAAGAAGCTGAGCCAGTTCATCGTGAAAGCAAAAGGCACCGGGGGGCATGGCTCCATGCCTCACGGAGACAACGCCAATGAAAAGGTCATCGAGGCTTCGCACCGGATACTCTCCCACAGGTGGCCCCTCAGGGCGACGCCCATAACAGCGGCCTATCTCAAAGGTATACTCGGGGAAAGGAAGATGGGGAGGGCAAAATTCCCCGGTCTCACCAGGGCCCTCAAGATACCGAAATGGAGAAGCCTCTTCGAGGGCAATGAGATCTACAACGCGATCCTCCGGAACACGGTGACGCTCACCATACTGAGGGGAGGCGAAAAGGTCAACGTCATTCCGGCCGAGTCCTCGGCGACCTTCGACGCCAGGCTCCTTCCCGCGGAGACGCATGAAAGGTTCTTCAGGAAGGTGCGCCAGCTCGCGGGAAAGAATGTCGTCATAGAGCGCATCGGAGAGAAGATCAGCGAACCCGGTCCGTCACGGTACAGCACCGTCTATTTCCAGGGAATAAAGGGTTGCGTCACTGCTCTGAAGGGGCATATTCCCGTTCTTCCCTTTATAACGACGGGCGCCACGGACCTCAGGTACTTCAGGGACATCGGCGTTCCCGCGTACGGGTTCTTCCCTGTCACCCTCACAAAGGCAGAACACATGAGAATGCACGCCAGGGACGAGAGGATATCCCTTGAAAATATCAGGGAAGGATTGGAAGGGTGCAGGAGCATCGTTGATTTCCTGGCCTCAGGTAGCGTCGCGTAA
- the iorA gene encoding indolepyruvate ferredoxin oxidoreductase subunit alpha has product MKEIMQGNAAIARGAWEAGVKVAAAYPGTPSREILKDVADNYPEIYAEWSPNEMVAVQVAAGAALAGARAMASMKHVGMNVASDALMTLAYTGIKGGLMIVVADDPNVHSSQNEQDSRNWARFGKVPMLEPGDAQECYEFTKASFDISEKFDTPVLLRTVTRIAHADSLVQTGKRVESKMPLGLDPKEAPKYVMVPAHVRPRRKAVEERMRKLEAFADKTKLNKMEINSKSVGIIASGSAYMYAKEVFPEYSFLKLGMVWPLPKKMIADFFKQVKKVMIIEELDPFFETEIKAMGYKIFHGKDIIPNMYELSPEIVEQAVKGKAYKAPKVRVKPEDLPRRPPNLCAGCSHRPLFYALKKLGAFVFGDIGCYTLAVAPPISALHTTICMGAGGGMVHGAMKAMGKDALGKMVAVLGDSTFLHSGLAPLMNAGYNKGNSTTIVLDNRITGMTGHQEHAGTGFTVRGELANQVDYAQIGKALGIKNIRYVDPYNIKETMEVVKEEMNRDEASLILCKDSPCMLLRRAKPLERFKNPLYAVNMDKCRGCKMCLEINCPAISWREGAGQTKDGQKRKGTAYINPDQCVGCEVCVQVCKFDAIEPAKK; this is encoded by the coding sequence ATGAAAGAAATAATGCAAGGAAACGCAGCAATTGCAAGAGGTGCCTGGGAAGCTGGTGTGAAAGTCGCTGCCGCATATCCCGGAACACCAAGCCGTGAGATCCTCAAAGACGTAGCCGACAATTACCCGGAGATCTACGCTGAATGGTCACCCAACGAGATGGTGGCTGTCCAGGTAGCCGCGGGAGCGGCCCTTGCCGGTGCGAGAGCGATGGCATCAATGAAGCACGTCGGCATGAACGTCGCGTCAGACGCCCTGATGACCCTTGCCTACACGGGTATCAAGGGCGGTCTCATGATCGTCGTGGCGGACGATCCCAACGTCCACAGTTCCCAGAACGAGCAGGACAGCCGGAACTGGGCCCGCTTCGGCAAGGTTCCCATGCTGGAGCCGGGCGATGCCCAGGAATGCTACGAATTTACCAAGGCATCCTTCGACATCAGCGAGAAGTTCGACACCCCCGTTCTCCTGAGAACGGTGACAAGGATCGCTCACGCCGATTCACTCGTCCAGACGGGCAAGAGGGTCGAATCCAAGATGCCTCTCGGCCTCGACCCGAAAGAGGCACCCAAGTACGTTATGGTCCCCGCCCACGTCAGACCGAGAAGAAAGGCCGTCGAAGAACGCATGAGGAAGCTCGAGGCCTTCGCCGACAAGACGAAGCTCAACAAGATGGAGATCAATTCGAAGAGCGTGGGCATCATCGCCAGCGGTTCCGCGTACATGTATGCGAAGGAAGTGTTTCCCGAATACTCCTTCCTGAAGCTCGGCATGGTCTGGCCGCTTCCGAAGAAAATGATAGCTGACTTCTTCAAGCAGGTGAAGAAGGTCATGATCATCGAAGAGCTCGATCCCTTCTTCGAAACAGAGATCAAGGCGATGGGCTACAAGATCTTCCACGGCAAGGACATCATCCCCAACATGTACGAACTCTCCCCTGAGATCGTCGAGCAGGCCGTGAAGGGCAAGGCCTACAAGGCCCCGAAGGTCAGGGTAAAACCGGAAGACCTCCCGAGAAGGCCGCCGAACCTCTGTGCCGGCTGTTCTCACAGGCCGCTCTTCTACGCGCTGAAGAAACTGGGCGCCTTCGTTTTCGGCGACATCGGATGCTACACGCTAGCCGTTGCTCCGCCGATCTCCGCCCTGCACACCACGATCTGCATGGGTGCCGGCGGCGGTATGGTGCATGGCGCCATGAAGGCGATGGGCAAGGACGCCCTCGGGAAGATGGTCGCCGTCCTTGGCGACTCCACGTTCCTCCATTCAGGTCTTGCTCCTCTCATGAACGCGGGCTACAACAAGGGCAACAGCACCACGATCGTCCTCGATAACAGGATCACGGGTATGACGGGCCACCAGGAACACGCGGGGACGGGTTTCACCGTCCGCGGCGAACTGGCGAACCAGGTCGACTATGCCCAGATCGGCAAGGCCCTGGGGATCAAGAACATCCGCTACGTCGACCCTTACAACATCAAGGAAACGATGGAGGTCGTCAAGGAAGAGATGAACAGGGACGAAGCATCCCTCATTCTCTGCAAGGACAGCCCCTGCATGCTTCTTCGCAGGGCGAAGCCTCTGGAAAGGTTCAAGAATCCTCTCTATGCCGTCAACATGGACAAGTGCCGCGGCTGCAAGATGTGCCTCGAGATCAACTGTCCCGCGATAAGCTGGCGGGAAGGCGCAGGCCAGACAAAGGACGGGCAGAAGAGGAAGGGCACGGCCTATATCAACCCCGATCAGTGTGTCGGCTGCGAAGTTTGCGTGCAGGTATGTAAATTCGACGCCATAGAACCGGCTAAGAAGTGA
- a CDS encoding indolepyruvate oxidoreductase subunit beta translates to MKKDEKTTNIFLSGVGGQGAILASNILGEVFIRAGYDVKKAEVHGMAQRGGDVTTHFRFGKKVYSPIIKYGDVDYLLSFELLEALRYINWVKPDGKIVINTQEILPPSVSLGQMQYPKGVEDTFKKYFKNNVHVINGMGIAKDLGNLQAQNVVLVGAFSNFFPKIKEAYFIDAIKKLLAPKLHDLNIKAFEAGRKAL, encoded by the coding sequence ATGAAAAAAGATGAAAAAACGACAAACATATTTCTTTCCGGTGTAGGCGGGCAGGGTGCCATACTTGCGAGCAACATTCTCGGTGAGGTCTTCATTCGGGCCGGATACGATGTCAAGAAAGCGGAAGTTCACGGCATGGCCCAGAGGGGCGGGGATGTGACCACCCATTTCCGTTTCGGCAAGAAGGTCTATTCGCCGATCATCAAGTACGGCGATGTCGATTACCTTCTTTCCTTCGAGCTCCTCGAGGCCCTTCGCTACATCAACTGGGTGAAACCGGACGGCAAGATCGTCATCAATACCCAGGAGATACTTCCCCCGTCGGTAAGTCTCGGCCAGATGCAGTACCCCAAGGGTGTGGAGGATACCTTCAAGAAGTATTTCAAGAACAATGTCCACGTGATAAATGGTATGGGCATAGCGAAGGATCTCGGTAACCTGCAGGCCCAGAACGTCGTCCTCGTCGGCGCGTTCTCCAATTTCTTCCCGAAGATCAAGGAAGCATATTTCATCGACGCCATCAAGAAGCTCCTGGCGCCGAAGCTCCATGACCTCAATATCAAGGCGTTCGAGGCGGGAAGAAAGGCCCTGTAA
- a CDS encoding insulinase family protein has translation MEVHSLKNGLTYVFEERRNTGVVAIQVWVNVGSKDEDDRVAGITHFIEHLIFKGTEKLKGNAFASRIEAMGGSVNAFTSFDNTVYHIVIPSRVFREGFELLMESVRNPAFPEGEISRERKVVLEEIKMGEDDPQRKLFKELFSLSYHGQAYGRPVIGFADVVEKITRQDIVEYFRSHYVPPNQTVVITGDFDSTLGHRLIAEHFSGDTSVAPPPERHVPKDGSKGEKEKVLERDLRERYVAFAYPIPRRTSPDVPALDVLGVILGDGESSRLQESLKNRKGIVNGIATYVFTPKEEGLFVIYANHSADDRDGVLREIDRELKRVQKEGIKDWELVKAKNMLRAYYVYDAETAQGRARQIGDSRTMTGDPRFIEKYLADVDGVTADDVRKMAARYLRPDGRRTVVMGPRKAVKNPYRKTLDNGLTCLVNKNASSPTFSFRIGFTGGLKAEEAGRNGEFNLLARMLLKGTKSKSSSEIARQIDLLAGTLTPYNGRNLFGLSGRFLNKDIKDVLKLLKELLVETSMTERELTRVKREVLSEIRQRDDDPVSFTFLRFNEAIFAGHPYSRDPMGSEKDVEALSVKDIGDLYRAYVTPRGAVLALSGDIDEKEVFSYLEELFGGWEGPKTGLARVGAGRVGKEIAVEKEIQQTHMVFGFVGPGLTDGDRYAAEVLDAVLSGMGGRMHRVFREEKPSAYAVTFFNQMAYETGAMGIYIGTSKEFARDVIRTAREEIEKIRREGISDKEVRDGKNYLIGNHYIRMQSNGAIAASMCFDTLYGLNPDLFKTWPGLIEKVTKEDVDRVARTYLTLDSMVRLVVGNIKDNNK, from the coding sequence ATGGAAGTTCACTCTCTCAAGAACGGCCTCACCTATGTCTTCGAAGAACGCAGGAACACCGGCGTCGTCGCCATACAGGTGTGGGTGAATGTCGGCAGCAAGGATGAGGATGACCGGGTCGCCGGCATAACACATTTCATCGAGCACCTCATCTTCAAGGGGACGGAGAAGCTCAAGGGCAACGCCTTCGCTTCCCGCATAGAGGCCATGGGAGGGAGCGTCAACGCCTTCACCTCCTTCGACAACACCGTCTACCACATCGTCATACCCTCCCGGGTCTTTCGGGAAGGCTTCGAGCTCCTCATGGAATCCGTCAGGAATCCGGCCTTCCCCGAGGGCGAGATCTCCAGGGAACGCAAGGTCGTCCTCGAGGAGATAAAGATGGGTGAGGACGACCCGCAGCGGAAGCTCTTCAAGGAGCTTTTCTCCCTGAGCTATCATGGCCAAGCATACGGGAGGCCGGTCATAGGATTCGCCGACGTCGTGGAGAAGATCACCCGGCAGGACATTGTTGAATACTTTCGGTCCCACTATGTCCCCCCGAACCAGACTGTTGTGATAACAGGTGACTTTGACAGCACCCTGGGGCACAGGTTGATCGCCGAACACTTCTCCGGGGACACGTCCGTCGCGCCCCCTCCCGAACGGCATGTGCCGAAGGACGGATCGAAGGGAGAAAAGGAGAAGGTCCTTGAGAGGGACCTCAGGGAGAGATACGTTGCCTTTGCCTACCCGATCCCCAGGAGGACCAGCCCCGATGTGCCGGCCCTCGACGTCCTCGGTGTCATCCTGGGGGATGGGGAGAGTTCCCGGCTTCAGGAATCCCTGAAGAACAGGAAGGGTATCGTGAACGGAATAGCAACGTATGTCTTCACTCCCAAGGAGGAAGGGCTTTTCGTGATCTACGCCAACCATTCGGCCGATGACAGGGACGGGGTGCTCCGGGAGATAGACAGGGAGCTGAAGAGGGTACAGAAGGAGGGCATCAAAGACTGGGAGCTTGTCAAGGCAAAGAACATGCTCAGGGCCTACTATGTCTATGACGCCGAAACAGCGCAGGGCAGGGCCCGTCAGATAGGCGATTCCAGGACCATGACGGGCGATCCCCGCTTCATAGAGAAGTATCTCGCGGACGTCGACGGGGTCACGGCGGATGATGTCCGGAAGATGGCCGCCAGGTACCTTCGACCCGATGGCCGGCGCACCGTCGTCATGGGGCCCCGCAAGGCCGTGAAGAACCCCTACCGCAAGACGTTGGATAACGGCCTGACATGTCTCGTGAATAAGAACGCTTCCTCGCCCACCTTCTCCTTCAGGATCGGTTTCACGGGAGGTCTCAAGGCGGAGGAGGCAGGGAGGAACGGTGAGTTCAACCTCCTCGCACGGATGCTCCTGAAGGGAACGAAAAGCAAGAGTTCCTCGGAGATAGCGAGGCAGATAGACCTCCTTGCGGGAACACTGACACCCTACAACGGGCGAAACCTTTTCGGGTTGTCAGGCAGGTTCTTGAACAAGGACATAAAGGATGTCCTCAAGCTCCTCAAGGAGCTCCTCGTCGAGACATCCATGACGGAGCGGGAACTTACACGGGTGAAGAGGGAGGTCCTCTCGGAGATACGCCAGCGGGATGACGATCCGGTTTCCTTCACCTTCCTGCGCTTCAACGAGGCCATATTCGCCGGCCATCCTTACAGCCGTGACCCCATGGGGAGCGAAAAGGACGTGGAAGCGCTGTCCGTCAAAGACATCGGGGACCTGTACCGCGCGTACGTTACCCCCCGCGGTGCCGTCCTTGCCTTGTCGGGAGATATCGACGAAAAAGAGGTCTTTTCGTACCTCGAAGAGTTGTTTGGCGGCTGGGAAGGTCCGAAGACCGGTCTTGCCAGGGTCGGTGCCGGGCGCGTCGGCAAGGAGATCGCCGTCGAGAAGGAGATTCAGCAGACCCACATGGTCTTCGGCTTTGTCGGGCCGGGGCTGACCGACGGGGACCGGTACGCCGCGGAGGTCCTCGATGCGGTGCTGAGCGGCATGGGGGGAAGGATGCACAGGGTATTCAGGGAGGAAAAACCCTCCGCCTACGCGGTCACCTTCTTCAACCAGATGGCCTACGAGACGGGCGCTATGGGGATCTACATAGGAACAAGCAAGGAATTCGCGAGGGATGTCATTCGGACCGCTCGTGAAGAGATCGAGAAGATCCGCCGGGAGGGGATTTCCGACAAGGAGGTCCGGGACGGAAAGAACTACCTCATCGGCAACCATTATATAAGGATGCAGTCCAACGGCGCCATCGCCGCGTCGATGTGCTTCGACACGCTTTACGGCCTCAACCCGGATCTCTTCAAGACCTGGCCGGGACTCATTGAGAAGGTTACGAAGGAGGATGTCGACCGCGTGGCCCGCACATACCTCACTCTGGACTCAATGGTCAGGCTGGTGGTGGGGAATATAAAGGACAATAACAAATGA